One genomic window of Thalassolituus hydrocarboniclasticus includes the following:
- a CDS encoding enoyl-CoA hydratase-related protein produces the protein MLELAIHQGVATLSLDRPELGNAFNAELIAELRAQLTVLATEPAVRVLVLAGQGKHFCTGADLNWMKVQKDASEAENHADALQLAGLLQDLNDFPKPTIARVQGAAFGGALGLICCCDMAVAVDNARFCLSEVKLGLSPATISPYVLAAMGARQARRYFLTAELIDAPTAQALQLVHEVVPAEQLDEQVLRWCQALLANGPQALAATKTLIAGQSSPVNDQLKEQTSALIARLRVSAEGQEGLSAFLQKRAPTYAQEAAHD, from the coding sequence ATGCTGGAACTCGCAATTCATCAGGGCGTTGCCACGCTGAGCCTCGACCGTCCTGAACTGGGTAATGCCTTTAATGCGGAGCTGATTGCCGAGCTGCGGGCGCAGTTAACGGTACTGGCCACCGAGCCTGCGGTGCGGGTGCTGGTGCTCGCCGGTCAGGGTAAACACTTCTGCACCGGCGCTGACCTCAACTGGATGAAAGTGCAGAAAGACGCCTCCGAGGCAGAGAACCACGCCGATGCCCTGCAGCTGGCCGGTCTGCTGCAGGATCTGAATGACTTCCCCAAACCGACCATCGCCCGCGTGCAGGGCGCAGCCTTTGGCGGTGCGCTGGGGCTGATCTGCTGTTGCGATATGGCGGTGGCAGTGGACAACGCGCGCTTCTGTCTGAGCGAAGTGAAACTCGGTTTAAGCCCGGCGACCATCAGCCCTTATGTGCTGGCGGCGATGGGCGCACGTCAGGCGCGGCGTTACTTCTTAACCGCGGAACTGATCGACGCGCCAACGGCGCAGGCACTGCAGCTGGTGCATGAAGTGGTGCCGGCCGAACAGCTGGATGAGCAGGTGCTGCGCTGGTGTCAGGCGTTGCTGGCCAACGGTCCGCAGGCGCTGGCGGCGACCAAGACCCTGATCGCCGGCCAGAGCAGCCCGGTCAATGATCAGCTGAAAGAACAAACATCGGCACTGATTGCCCGCCTGCGCGTCAGCGCCGAGGGCCAGGAAGGATTAAGTGCGTTTCTGCAGAAACGCGCCCCCACTTATGCACAGGAAGCAGCCCATGACTGA
- a CDS encoding carboxyl transferase domain-containing protein yields MPLIQSRLDSRSPQFAANRAQMQALVADLKAKVARIAEGGGEVAMQRHTARGKLPVRERIQLLLDPGSPFLEIGQLAAHEVYGEDVPAAGVVAGIGRINGQECMVVGNDATVKGGSYYPLTVKKHLRAQTIAQQCNLPCVYLVDSGGANLPRQDEVFPDREHFGRIFFNQANMSAAGIAQIAVVMGSCTAGGAYVPAMADESIIVRNQATIFLAGPPLVKMATGEEIGAEELGGGELHTGQSGVADHLAENDEHALQLARNAVANLNRHKPQSTAAEVKEPAYPGHELYGLIPTDTRQPYDVREVIARLVDGSEFDEFKARFGTTLVCGFAKLYGMPVGIVANNGILFSESAQKGTHFIELCAQRKIPLLFLQNITGFMVGPKYEAEGIARHGAKMVMAVACAKVPKLTLVIGGSFGAGNYGMCGRAYDPNFLFMWPNARISVMGGEQAAGVLAQVKREQLAKKGEPWSDADENAFKQPIRELYEQQGHPYYSSARLWDDGIIDPADSRRVLGLALSACLNKPIEDTRFGVFRM; encoded by the coding sequence ATGCCGCTTATCCAGTCCCGGCTCGACAGCCGCAGCCCGCAGTTTGCCGCCAACCGCGCACAGATGCAGGCGCTGGTGGCCGACCTGAAAGCCAAAGTCGCCCGCATTGCCGAAGGCGGTGGTGAGGTGGCGATGCAGCGCCATACCGCACGCGGCAAACTGCCGGTGCGCGAACGTATTCAGCTGCTGCTTGACCCCGGCAGCCCCTTTCTCGAAATCGGCCAGCTGGCGGCCCATGAGGTGTACGGCGAAGACGTACCCGCCGCCGGTGTGGTTGCCGGTATCGGCCGAATCAACGGTCAGGAATGCATGGTGGTGGGCAACGATGCCACGGTGAAGGGCGGCAGCTACTACCCGCTGACGGTGAAAAAACACCTGCGCGCGCAGACCATCGCCCAGCAGTGCAATCTGCCCTGTGTCTATCTGGTGGACTCCGGCGGCGCTAACCTGCCACGTCAGGATGAAGTCTTCCCCGACCGCGAACACTTCGGCCGAATCTTCTTTAACCAGGCCAATATGTCGGCCGCCGGTATCGCCCAGATTGCGGTGGTGATGGGTTCCTGTACCGCCGGCGGTGCCTATGTGCCGGCGATGGCCGATGAATCCATTATCGTGCGTAATCAGGCCACCATTTTTCTTGCCGGCCCGCCGCTGGTGAAGATGGCTACCGGCGAAGAAATCGGTGCCGAAGAACTGGGTGGTGGCGAGTTGCATACCGGTCAGTCCGGGGTGGCCGACCATCTGGCCGAGAACGACGAACACGCGCTGCAACTGGCGCGTAACGCCGTCGCCAATCTGAACCGCCACAAGCCGCAAAGCACGGCGGCAGAGGTAAAAGAACCGGCCTATCCGGGCCATGAACTGTACGGCCTGATTCCGACCGATACCCGCCAGCCCTACGATGTGCGCGAGGTGATTGCGCGGCTGGTGGACGGCTCGGAGTTTGATGAATTCAAAGCGCGCTTCGGCACCACGCTGGTGTGCGGTTTTGCCAAACTGTACGGCATGCCGGTCGGCATCGTCGCTAATAACGGCATCCTGTTTTCCGAGTCGGCACAGAAAGGCACGCACTTTATCGAGCTCTGTGCACAACGCAAAATTCCGCTGCTGTTTCTGCAGAACATCACCGGCTTTATGGTCGGCCCCAAATACGAAGCCGAAGGCATCGCCCGCCACGGCGCCAAGATGGTGATGGCGGTGGCCTGTGCCAAAGTGCCGAAGCTGACGCTGGTAATTGGCGGCAGCTTTGGCGCCGGTAACTACGGCATGTGTGGCCGCGCCTACGATCCGAACTTCCTCTTTATGTGGCCCAACGCGCGCATCTCGGTGATGGGCGGCGAACAGGCAGCCGGCGTGCTGGCGCAGGTTAAGCGCGAGCAGCTGGCGAAAAAAGGCGAGCCCTGGAGCGACGCCGACGAGAACGCCTTTAAACAACCAATCCGCGAGCTGTACGAGCAGCAGGGCCATCCGTACTACAGCTCGGCGCGGCTGTGGGACGACGGCATTATCGACCCGGCCGACAGCCGGCGCGTGCTGGGGCTGGCGTTGTCGGCCTGCCTGAATAAACCCATCGAAGACACGCGCTTTGGCGTGTTCCGCATGTAG
- a CDS encoding isovaleryl-CoA dehydrogenase, whose protein sequence is MTGFNFGLGETLDMLRDQVRGFAQRELAPLAADVDRDNQFPMPMWRKFGEQGLLGITVSEEYGGAGMGYLAHVIAMEEISRASASVGLSYGAHSNLCVNQIYRNGTAEQKAKYLPKLISGEHIGALAMSEPNAGSDVVSMKLRADKKGDHYVLNGTKMWITNGPDANVYVIYAKTDLSKGPHGMTAFIVERDWAGFSRSPKLDKLGMRGSNTCELVFDNVEVPAENILGGENMGVKVLMSGLDYERVVLSGGPTGIMLACMDVVQPYIVDRKQFGQSIGEFQLVQGKLADMYTSMNASRAYLYAVAAACDRGETTRKDAAGVILYCAEKATQMALDAIQLLGGNGYINDFPTGRLLRDAKLYEIGAGTSEIRRMLIGRELFQELS, encoded by the coding sequence ATGACCGGATTCAATTTTGGCCTGGGCGAAACGCTCGATATGCTGCGCGATCAGGTGCGCGGTTTTGCCCAGCGTGAGCTGGCGCCGCTGGCCGCGGACGTTGACCGCGACAACCAGTTCCCCATGCCCATGTGGCGCAAGTTCGGCGAGCAGGGATTGCTCGGCATTACCGTCAGTGAAGAATACGGCGGTGCCGGTATGGGCTATCTGGCGCATGTCATCGCCATGGAAGAAATCAGCCGCGCCTCGGCTTCGGTCGGGCTGTCTTACGGCGCTCACTCCAACCTCTGTGTAAACCAGATTTACCGCAACGGCACGGCGGAGCAGAAGGCGAAATACCTGCCGAAGCTGATCTCCGGCGAGCACATCGGCGCGCTGGCGATGAGCGAGCCCAATGCCGGTTCCGATGTGGTGTCGATGAAGCTGCGCGCCGATAAAAAAGGCGACCACTATGTACTCAACGGCACCAAGATGTGGATCACCAACGGCCCGGATGCCAACGTCTATGTGATCTACGCCAAAACCGATCTGAGCAAAGGCCCGCACGGCATGACCGCCTTTATCGTCGAGCGCGACTGGGCCGGTTTCTCACGCAGCCCGAAACTCGACAAGCTCGGCATGCGCGGCTCCAACACCTGTGAGCTGGTGTTCGATAACGTCGAAGTACCGGCGGAGAACATCCTCGGCGGCGAGAACATGGGCGTGAAAGTGCTGATGAGCGGCCTCGACTACGAGCGTGTGGTGCTGTCCGGCGGCCCGACCGGCATCATGCTGGCCTGTATGGATGTGGTGCAGCCCTACATCGTCGACCGCAAACAGTTTGGCCAGAGCATCGGTGAGTTCCAACTGGTGCAGGGCAAGCTGGCCGATATGTACACCAGCATGAACGCCAGCCGCGCCTATCTGTATGCCGTGGCCGCCGCCTGCGACCGTGGCGAAACCACGCGTAAAGACGCCGCCGGTGTGATTCTCTACTGTGCCGAAAAAGCCACGCAGATGGCGCTGGATGCGATCCAGCTGCTGGGCGGCAATGGCTATATCAACGACTTCCCCACCGGCCGTCTGCTGCGCGACGCCAAACTGTACGAAATCGGCGCCGGCACCTCGGAAATCCGCCGCATGCTGATTGGCCGCGAACTGTTTCAGGAGCTGAGCTGA
- a CDS encoding MerR family transcriptional regulator, translated as MSRTYSIRDLADEFDITTRTIRFYEAEGMLNPQREGQTRIYTPQDRVTLKLILRGKRLGLSLAESRELIDMYRPGLEPEANRPQLEKLLAVIEQRRSHLRQQLHDIERMMQDLDDAELKASEALAALKGA; from the coding sequence ATGAGCCGTACTTACAGCATCCGTGACCTCGCCGACGAGTTTGATATCACCACCCGCACCATCCGCTTTTATGAAGCGGAGGGCATGCTCAATCCGCAGCGCGAAGGTCAGACCCGTATCTATACGCCACAGGACCGGGTGACGCTGAAGCTGATTCTGCGCGGTAAGCGTTTGGGCTTATCGCTGGCCGAAAGCCGTGAGCTGATTGATATGTACCGCCCCGGACTGGAGCCGGAGGCCAACCGTCCGCAGCTGGAAAAACTGCTGGCGGTGATAGAACAGCGGCGCAGTCACCTGCGCCAGCAACTGCACGATATCGAACGCATGATGCAGGACCTGGACGACGCCGAGCTGAAAGCCAGCGAGGCACTGGCGGCACTGAAAGGCGCTTAA
- a CDS encoding cytochrome b/b6 domain-containing protein, with protein sequence MTHTIKVWDPLVRIFHWSLVLFFFIAYLSEDEFETLHVWAGYSVAALVAFRLLWGLIGTRHARFSDFVQSPRGVWNYLLAIPAGKARRYIGHNPAGGAMVIALLLALTGTVVFGMATLGADENAGPLAGTWLASFNEHTLKEIHEFFANSTLALVFLHVAGVLFSSLHHRENLVRSMIHGRKEARADDTDSRGDQHE encoded by the coding sequence ATGACACACACAATCAAAGTCTGGGACCCGCTGGTGCGTATCTTCCACTGGTCGCTGGTGCTGTTTTTCTTTATCGCTTATCTGAGTGAAGACGAGTTCGAAACCCTGCACGTCTGGGCTGGTTACAGCGTGGCTGCGCTGGTTGCCTTCCGCCTGCTGTGGGGGCTGATCGGCACACGCCATGCGCGCTTCAGCGACTTCGTGCAATCGCCACGGGGAGTCTGGAATTATCTGCTCGCCATTCCGGCCGGTAAGGCGCGCCGCTATATCGGCCACAATCCGGCCGGGGGTGCCATGGTTATCGCCCTGCTGCTGGCGCTGACCGGCACTGTGGTATTCGGTATGGCAACGCTGGGGGCGGATGAAAACGCCGGGCCGTTAGCAGGCACCTGGCTGGCCTCTTTTAACGAACACACGCTGAAAGAAATCCACGAATTCTTCGCCAACAGCACACTGGCGCTGGTCTTCCTGCACGTTGCCGGGGTGCTGTTCAGCAGCCTGCATCATCGCGAAAACCTGGTGCGCTCGATGATTCACGGTCGCAAAGAAGCACGCGCTGACGACACCGATAGCCGGGGAGATCAGCATGAATAA
- a CDS encoding DUF1924 domain-containing protein encodes MNNLTRRALSAALFTLSLLATSLSYAGASAQLQALQAGGAGPFSAAAGEALWLQDNNGRSCASCHGRDPSQPGKHQKTGKTIEPMTVHANPERFTDAAKTAKWFLRNCRWTLGRECSAQEKGDVITWLSQP; translated from the coding sequence ATGAATAACCTGACCCGCCGCGCACTGAGTGCGGCTCTTTTTACCTTAAGCCTGCTCGCCACCAGCCTCAGCTATGCCGGTGCCAGCGCCCAGCTGCAGGCCCTGCAGGCTGGCGGAGCCGGGCCATTCTCAGCCGCCGCCGGCGAGGCCCTGTGGCTGCAGGACAACAACGGGCGCAGTTGCGCCAGCTGCCACGGACGCGATCCGTCTCAGCCCGGCAAACATCAGAAAACCGGCAAGACCATTGAGCCTATGACAGTGCACGCCAACCCGGAGCGCTTTACCGATGCCGCCAAAACCGCGAAGTGGTTCCTGCGCAACTGCCGCTGGACGCTGGGCCGCGAATGCAGCGCTCAGGAAAAAGGCGATGTGATTACCTGGCTCAGCCAGCCATAA
- a CDS encoding diheme cytochrome c, producing MMSNLNALRTSLNALRFATGTLLLGSALTLGIYGLSTLNNQSLADDDDDEHSEYRPRPEQPGTGMAATQQYKEECGSCHLPYPAKLLPARSWQTMMASLDNHFGDDASLSAATQAEILAYLSAHSAGNHTRYLKGLAYNDTPQRITELPYFRRKHREVPERMVSGNPQVGSFSQCDSCHKDAAQGKFNEHTVVIPGFGRWDD from the coding sequence ATGATGAGTAACCTGAACGCCCTGCGTACTTCTCTCAACGCCCTGCGTTTTGCCACCGGCACACTGCTGCTGGGCAGCGCCCTGACCCTTGGTATTTACGGCCTGAGCACTCTGAATAATCAATCCCTCGCCGATGACGACGATGATGAGCACAGTGAATACCGGCCGCGCCCTGAACAACCCGGCACAGGTATGGCCGCAACACAGCAATACAAAGAAGAATGCGGCAGCTGCCATCTGCCTTATCCGGCCAAACTGCTGCCGGCGCGCAGCTGGCAGACGATGATGGCCAGCCTTGATAATCACTTCGGTGACGATGCCTCGCTGAGTGCCGCCACTCAGGCAGAGATTCTGGCTTACCTGAGTGCTCACAGCGCCGGCAATCACACGCGCTACCTGAAAGGCCTCGCCTACAACGACACTCCTCAGCGCATCACCGAACTGCCATACTTCAGACGTAAGCACCGGGAAGTACCGGAACGCATGGTCAGCGGCAATCCGCAGGTCGGTTCATTCAGTCAATGCGACAGCTGCCATAAAGATGCCGCACAGGGGAAATTCAATGAACATACGGTGGTTATTCCTGGCTTTGGCCGCTGGGATGATTAA
- a CDS encoding PepSY domain-containing protein, with product MNIRWLFLALAAGMINPAFAGKHPDQTQIRAWVEQGEILSLEAILQRHPLGGELLDAEVEWEDGVLVYELKWLDSNGHRHETYIDARSGVWLEDERDDD from the coding sequence ATGAACATACGGTGGTTATTCCTGGCTTTGGCCGCTGGGATGATTAATCCGGCCTTTGCCGGAAAACATCCCGACCAGACCCAGATCAGGGCCTGGGTAGAGCAGGGTGAGATACTGTCCCTTGAAGCCATTCTGCAACGGCATCCGCTCGGCGGTGAACTGCTGGATGCCGAAGTGGAATGGGAAGACGGTGTGCTGGTGTATGAACTCAAATGGCTGGATAGCAACGGTCATCGTCATGAAACCTATATCGACGCCCGCAGCGGTGTCTGGCTGGAGGATGAACGCGATGACGACTAA
- a CDS encoding response regulator transcription factor produces the protein MKLLLIEDDQQLTDALQPLLREAGYAVEVSHDGIDGEFLGNELQPDLIVLDLGLPGKNGLDVLRSWRNAGNRTPVLVLTARDAWHERVDGLKAGADDYLGKPFHSQELLARLEAIARRHGGQASNALSWRGVTLDTERQQATAADGRTIELTAIEFRLLRYLMQHPKDVHSKTRLSEHVYEEEQQKDSNVIEVYINRLRQYFGKDFIETRRGQGYQLAADTQA, from the coding sequence GTGAAGCTGCTGCTGATCGAAGATGACCAGCAACTGACCGATGCCCTGCAGCCGCTGCTGCGCGAAGCCGGTTACGCGGTAGAGGTCAGCCACGATGGCATTGATGGTGAGTTTCTCGGCAACGAGTTGCAGCCGGATCTGATTGTGCTTGATCTGGGCCTGCCGGGTAAAAACGGTCTGGACGTGCTGCGCAGCTGGCGCAATGCCGGTAACCGCACGCCGGTACTGGTACTGACCGCACGTGACGCCTGGCATGAGCGGGTCGACGGCCTCAAAGCCGGCGCCGACGATTACCTCGGCAAACCTTTCCACAGCCAGGAATTACTCGCCCGGCTGGAAGCCATCGCCCGCCGGCATGGCGGTCAGGCCAGTAACGCCCTGAGCTGGCGCGGTGTGACACTGGATACCGAACGCCAGCAGGCCACCGCGGCCGATGGCCGCACCATCGAGCTGACCGCGATTGAATTCCGCCTGCTGCGCTACCTGATGCAGCACCCAAAGGATGTGCACTCCAAAACCCGCCTCAGCGAACACGTTTACGAAGAAGAGCAGCAGAAAGACAGCAATGTGATTGAGGTCTATATCAACCGCCTGCGTCAGTACTTCGGTAAAGACTTTATCGAAACCCGCCGCGGGCAGGGCTACCAGCTGGCGGCGGACACACAAGCATGA
- a CDS encoding sensor histidine kinase, with translation MISLQHQLRRQWLLTLLLLMLPLLWLADYGVRQLTTHTVLSRLQHDADSLIAALTQDTQGNWQVDDSRLGALYQRVYSGHYFAIRDQQGTDLRSRSLWDKEPPAIQLASGDIRHWQQPGIQGDRLDEQWLSQAQGIRVQNHDFTLWVAEDIAPLQSELNRYRLAALALLVFALLALMLIQRRQLSRAFARLEPLQQQLRELRFGERDGLNAAAGQYPQEVQPLAEEIDRLLSLLQQRVSRSRNALGNLAHEMKRPLQQLQLLAEQLDPQHQQQQREALQRLRQLVERELKRARIVGMSSPGRQTRLSEDLPPLLQVLQQLYPQTSIRAQFDHSVVLPQDRDDMLELLGNLLDNACKYAAGEILLNVRHDDKEWLISVCDQGPGIAAEARQQLLLRGTRLDEAGAGGSGLGLAMVSDIVSSYGGRLQLQANQPQGLCVIVTLPATAGR, from the coding sequence ATGATTTCACTGCAGCATCAGCTGCGCCGCCAGTGGCTGCTGACCCTGTTACTGCTGATGCTGCCGCTATTGTGGCTGGCCGACTACGGCGTGCGCCAGCTCACCACCCATACCGTGCTCAGCCGTCTGCAACACGATGCCGACAGCCTGATTGCCGCCCTGACACAGGACACTCAGGGTAACTGGCAGGTGGATGACAGCCGTCTGGGCGCGCTCTATCAGCGTGTCTACTCCGGCCATTATTTTGCCATCCGCGACCAGCAGGGCACCGACCTGCGCAGCCGCTCGCTGTGGGATAAAGAACCACCTGCCATTCAGCTGGCCAGCGGCGATATCCGGCACTGGCAGCAACCCGGCATTCAGGGTGACAGGCTGGATGAGCAATGGCTCAGTCAGGCACAGGGCATCCGCGTACAGAATCACGACTTTACCCTGTGGGTGGCGGAAGACATTGCGCCCTTACAGAGCGAACTGAACCGCTACCGTCTGGCGGCACTGGCCTTGCTGGTCTTCGCCCTGCTGGCCCTGATGCTGATCCAGCGCCGCCAGCTGAGCCGGGCCTTTGCCCGTCTGGAGCCATTACAGCAGCAACTGCGCGAACTGCGTTTTGGTGAGCGCGATGGCCTGAATGCCGCCGCCGGTCAGTACCCGCAGGAAGTGCAGCCGCTGGCTGAAGAAATCGATCGCTTGCTCAGTCTGTTGCAGCAGCGGGTCAGCCGTTCGCGCAATGCGCTGGGTAATCTTGCCCACGAAATGAAACGCCCACTGCAACAGCTGCAGCTGCTGGCGGAACAGCTCGATCCACAACATCAGCAACAACAGCGCGAAGCCCTGCAGCGCCTGCGGCAGCTGGTCGAGCGCGAACTGAAGCGCGCCAGAATCGTTGGCATGTCATCCCCCGGCCGGCAAACCCGGCTGAGCGAAGACCTGCCGCCCCTGTTACAGGTGCTGCAGCAGCTGTACCCGCAGACCAGCATCCGCGCACAGTTCGACCACAGCGTGGTGTTGCCGCAGGACCGTGACGATATGCTGGAACTGCTCGGTAATCTGCTGGATAACGCCTGCAAATACGCCGCCGGTGAGATTCTGCTGAACGTCCGCCATGACGATAAAGAATGGCTGATCAGCGTCTGTGATCAGGGGCCGGGCATTGCCGCAGAAGCGCGCCAGCAACTGCTGCTGCGCGGTACACGGCTGGATGAAGCAGGGGCCGGAGGCAGCGGCCTCGGGCTGGCGATGGTCAGCGATATTGTCAGCAGCTATGGCGGCCGCCTGCAGCTGCAGGCCAACCAGCCACAGGGGTTGTGCGTTATTGTAACGCTGCCCGCGACAGCCGGTCGTTAA
- a CDS encoding L-threonylcarbamoyladenylate synthase, which produces MKTELLDGLSDSGLQRAVQLLQAGECVAVPTETVYGLAADARNAAAVRAIFVAKGRPANHPLIVHLASAEQLPQWAASVPAEAWQLAEAFWPGPMTILLPKAADVPEEVTGGLPSIGLRVPAHPLLQALLRQLGSGVAAPSANPYKALSPTSAAQVMAGLDGRIAAVLDGGACEFGLESTIVDLTQPEQGIRILRAGPISRIAIEQVLGQPVEVPQQHNEAVPGNVQAHYQPRTPLKLYSSDELAERIKDGVGDDTGLLLWSPRLIGLACGRERALILPDNAPAFAQTLYQTLHEADQLGYRQLWLEQPPLTEDWLAVNDRLSRAALQ; this is translated from the coding sequence ATGAAAACAGAGTTGCTTGATGGCCTCAGCGACAGCGGCCTGCAACGCGCCGTGCAGTTATTACAGGCTGGCGAATGCGTGGCCGTACCGACCGAAACCGTTTACGGCCTGGCCGCCGATGCCCGCAATGCGGCGGCGGTACGCGCTATTTTTGTCGCCAAGGGCCGCCCGGCCAATCACCCGCTGATTGTCCATCTGGCCAGTGCAGAACAACTGCCGCAGTGGGCGGCCAGTGTGCCAGCGGAAGCCTGGCAGCTGGCCGAGGCATTCTGGCCCGGCCCGATGACCATACTGCTGCCCAAAGCGGCGGATGTACCTGAAGAAGTAACCGGTGGCCTACCCAGCATTGGTCTGCGCGTCCCCGCGCATCCGCTGCTGCAGGCGTTACTGCGCCAGCTCGGCAGTGGTGTGGCTGCCCCTTCGGCGAACCCGTACAAAGCGTTAAGCCCGACCTCGGCGGCGCAGGTGATGGCCGGACTGGATGGCCGTATTGCCGCGGTATTGGATGGTGGTGCCTGTGAATTCGGGCTGGAATCGACCATTGTCGATCTGACTCAGCCAGAGCAGGGCATCCGTATTCTGCGCGCCGGGCCGATCAGCCGCATTGCCATAGAACAGGTGCTGGGGCAGCCGGTTGAGGTACCGCAGCAACACAACGAAGCGGTGCCGGGTAACGTGCAGGCGCATTATCAGCCGCGCACTCCGCTGAAGCTGTACAGCAGTGACGAACTGGCCGAGCGGATAAAAGACGGAGTTGGCGATGACACCGGCCTGCTGCTGTGGTCTCCGCGTCTGATTGGTCTGGCCTGTGGCCGTGAGCGGGCGCTGATTCTGCCGGATAATGCGCCTGCCTTTGCGCAAACGCTGTATCAGACACTGCATGAAGCCGACCAGCTGGGTTATCGCCAGCTCTGGCTGGAACAACCGCCGCTGACGGAAGACTGGCTGGCGGTTAACGACCGGCTGTCGCGGGCAGCGTTACAATAA